The sequence TTTCACCATTCTAGAATATCGAAATTTTCTAGAGACTGAAAATACTGGCTTAAATAGATCTGTATAGACTTTATTGTTGCAACCGATTTTTCTTTCAACTTTTGTCGTTtcaaacattgaaaaaaattgattgcTTTCATTTTGCTTTTTTATTTTGGCTCTTCTTCTAGCTCTGGTTGTTTACTTGCTCCACCCTATTCGTTACGAACAATTCTTGAAGAAAATGCATGATTGACTTCTTTTGATtgtcaacattttttttaataaagttagcATAATATTCAAAACTTATTTCTAAGACACATTGACTAAGGTCAAGCAAGGTCGCTAAGCCATGCACAATTGGGATAGTCtctcaatatttcaaaaaattatcttCTATCATTGAAACAAAATCACTCATAACAACATCAGTAAGAtaatcaatcaatttttttaaaaaaaaattgaaaaacagagGTAGAAACATGGTTGCAGTAAGGTAAGTAACACTAGAAAATTTTTCGCCTACCTATTTAAAAAGTTCCAACAAAAAAACACAGTTTgccaaaatatttctttgagagTATGTCAATAATATTAAAGCTTCTGCTGCTATATTGTTGTAATATGATGTAagaaaatctttaaaacttaACAAAGTACTAAGCAAGTGATACAAAAAATTTCATCGAGTTTCAACATGAAGATGAAATTTCTTATATCTAATTCCGTTAGCAATGACTAGTGATTTTCAATCACGGCCATATCTTCtttcatgtaataattttccacatactttgaatttttctatCGTAGTAGTCATGCGTTCATCAAAAGCACATTTAATACATAAGTTGATATTATAACATGTACATTTAATATGATACAAATTATCCTCTAAAATCCATCTTAATGAATCTTTAAGGTACATAATCATAATAACATTGGCACTCaaattatatatctaatatgatcaaaaataattttttttgtagccATAAACTCtagaaaatttaaaacatatttagctATATTATATCAAGTGTGTGAAGATTATAATTTTTCCAAATATCAATTGTGAAACCgagtaaattcaacaaaaccttTGTGTTCAAACCTGGTAAATTCTATCTAGCAAAATATCAATTGTCAAACCTAGTAAATTCTATCTAGTTAAATAAAGATTACTCAGTTTTTCACTTCAGTAGCTTACCTCCAAGCTAACGGGCAAACTGAAATCAATAACCGAGTAATCATTCAAGCTGTAAAGACTAGGTTGCAAGGTATTTGAAAAGATTGGGTAGAAGAAGTACCTAGTGTCCTATAGGCCTATCGAACCGCCCCTTGGACTGCTactaaagaaattttttatagtCTAGTTTACAGATTTGAAGCTGTGTTTCCAGTAGAGATTGGGCAGACTTCGGCCCGGGTTTAAACTTATCCAAGAGAGACTAACGCAGCCCGGGCTCAAGAAATGGACTTGGTagaagaaaaaatagaaaaaacagttaTTCGAATGGAAGCTTATCGTGGACAAGTCTTGCGAGCTTATAACCATCAAGTCCGACCTCAGGAATTCCAAGTCGGTGATCTTGTCTTCAAGAGGGCCAGCCAAAAGTTAGAAGCCTGGTGGGAAGAACCTTATAAAGTGTTGCATAGACTTAGCTCTAGAGTATTATATTTAGAACATGACCTGGGTCAATCTTTGAAGAGACCTTGGAATGCTTTTCACCTGAAAAAGTATTACGCTTGATTATATTTATCATCGGAATATCAATGAAATTATTTCTTTCTCCTTAAAATATGTGCAAAGCATTATTAAACCCGAGAGGCATGAGGCCCCggtaatttattaaaatatgtgcAAAGAATTGAACTTGCTGGTGGGGCTCGTTAGcaaccccggccagattcatctCTTTCTTGGCGATTGAGGCGACTTCTTCATAAGCCGATATCAGCATCTGAAGATCCTACAGAGACAAGGAAAAGGACGAGCAAATAGGGTGGAGGgggcaattaaaaaaaaaaaagaggtacAAGGGATGAATTGGGCTTGAGATGAGCCTCTTCAGCAGGCAAAACCAGACCCTTGACAGGGAAAATGCGTTGTCACCCAACCGACACGCAAAGAAATATTGAAAGATGATTAGATTGATTAAAATGTTGTGAAGTTTTAATAGAACATAAACCGAGGCCATGATCCTAAAAGAATTAGGGTGAAACTTGTTAATGTGGACCCCAAAGAAACGGGTCACCTCGATGTAAAAAGAGGGAATAGGAAATCGAAGACCACTACGGACCTGGTCTCGGAAGAATGTATATAAACCTTCGTGAGTTTGTTTGCTTTGTCCGAGGGACCCGGGATCATAATAGGGTAAGAGAAAGGGATGGCCCCGAGGACCCTTAGGTCCTCGTCAGCCCTCGGGCGAAGGGTACTCCCCATGGTAGAGAACTAGAGGGCATCTGGATGTTAGGTTGCAGGGAGCCGGGAGCGTGAGCATTTCTTTTACCCTTTTTAAGAGCTCGGGAAATCCTAGCAGCCTAGGggttcattttctattttttggatttttttggaaaaaaagggAGGACTGGTCTTTTAGAAGAGGTGGAAGAATCTGAACGAACCGCCGTAGACTCATAATCAGATGAGTCGCGTGCAATTGCTCTAGAGGTAGAAGAAGTagaaataaacatattttagtAGGAAAGGAAGAAAACTTACGATTAAACGAGAAAAAAGATTGAACGGAGAACGCAAAAATCGTCGGAATAGCGAGCTGAGAATGACTGAATAGGAAGAGATTTGTGTATAAGAGCCTTAGGataccaaaattaaaaaaagagagaatCGATCGGTTTATATAAACAGAAGATATTCAATCTGGATCGTTGATTCTTAAACAAATAAACGGACATGATGCACCTCGAAAATTGTGCGGGACATGTGAAAAGACAGGCGTGGAATTGGAAGCGACATCCGACCTTTCGACTTCTAGGGCTTACATCATGCTAACATCAAACCTACAACATGCTAACATCACGCCCAGAGCACATTCAGATTACTCGGGACAACGATtaagactctagcccgactattttaagGGGGAGTGGTGATACCCCTGGATAATATATGAAGCCAGGAAAGACGAAGGGAGCAAGAGCTCGAGTAGTAAGAGCCCATGTAGTAAGAGCTCGGGTAGTATAAATAACAGACGTTGGTCCATGTCACGGTTATTTACCCGAGCACCCAGATACATGTGTCATCTCCAAGATCACAGGTGTGGGGCACCATGACTTAATCATCATTATGAAGTTTTCAGCACACGTAAGGGTAATGAGACTTGGCTGAAACAAACATAGATTGTCAAACTTGTCAATGACAGTAAACAGAGTATGAGTGACCATCTCGCCATAAGTAACAATTGGGTACTGAAAACAAAAACCATCATTGACTTCTCTCCAATAAATATCAGGTTCATTGAACAAATCAAGCATTCAGATAATCTTGCAATAAATATGCATACATTATCTATCCCAAAAGTTCCTTCAAAATTTGTGATCTTTGATCGCATATTATAGATGcctaatatataataaaaattaaagcaaCATATGaagatatatattataaatgcCTGCacaaaaaatataacacacacacacacacacaatataNTTCGGTCCAATTCTTGATAGCATTCAAGATTCTTCGTTTCACCATCGGGGCATTAATTCTTTCTTCATCTTCGTCATTCTGTCATGAATTTATAACACCAGTTTATCAGTAAAAGAATGAGTTTTACTTCCTTGTTTATCATTAATGAATATGCTAAAAACTTAATGAgcgattaaaatataaattcgtaccaaaatttaataattttgggttggctaatttaaaatttgaaacacATACTTAAAATATATTGGGAAAAATTCAATCATATTAGCATacattttttttgtgtgtttaaATGAACCTTCTAGTTCACAATATATTCATAGTACTAAGCAGAAGACATCATTTATAAACTCATATAGTCCTAATGACCTATACTTAGGATAATtgtataaaaatttgtgtgtatatatatatatatcaaatttttttgtcaaataCATGTTAAATTCTTCAAGTTATAGGATGCGTTAACACAAAGAAATAAGTATTTATAGGACCGATCCCCTTTAATTTTGATCATAAATTGAATATGCATCGTCGTTGCGTACGGCACGATCTCCGCAATTTCAAAAATCTATAATTTCAAAATCTATAACATCTTGGATTTTGTTATATAtcctttcatttttttcctcAACTACGTACGTAGACGATGTGTGAATCGCAGCCcgtaaataaataacaaatgaATATAAATCGTATAATTTTCTTACTTCTCCACCGATGGCTTGTAAATGGAAGTTATCAGCACAAGAAACCCTAGCTTCCACAACAGTTAGCCCTATATCTTCAAATGTTTCCAATATGTAAACCAGAAGCCCCGGGAAGCTTTTCAATGCGTGTACATTTACTAAAAAGCCCTTCTCTAGGGCTTCTACAGTCACCTGCtgcatataatataataatttagaaacaaattgaaattaattaatgaaagtgcaatatttttcatttaatatataaatataaacaattGAATGAAAGAATCTATTCCAAAACTTAACGtaattctaaatttaaaaaccgaataaatattttattatcctCTTTGTCTGGGAAGCATTGGTTTATTTGTTGGGGGTCAAACTTTTAATTTGACCAAAATTAatgtattaaatatatattttgataaattcaaGAGAAATTAcattagaatattaaaatttattgttttgttgTTTGTTGGTATGATGAATCTTTTCTACATGGAAAATATTAATGCTTACTCCTCTGGTCGTTTGAGAAATTCCcaataaaaaatcatttgatttatttaaattagtttcacttagatttaaataattttaagctCATTATATTTATATCCAGTTAAACAattcaattttctttcaaagaatttttttcacatattcgatcaaatttttcaatcCAAATGTAATATTTGAAAGTAATGAAAGATTgtgatattaaattttttaatataacatCTGTCATGAAAAATTATCACCTTGACCATTATATTCTTTTAACGTTAAATAGTCAGTCGAGTTGATGATGCGTTTTACAAATGATTTGataatatgaaatatatatatgctattttttataatatcaaaatcGTAAAGAGACAATTATATTCgagttaattttaaaaaagtagaAATATATGAATGGGAAATTAAATAGAGGGGTGAACATAGATTAACAAAATAAGGTATAAATAGTAATAGAAAAAGGTTTAGAAGTATTACTGCACACGGATTAATGTGATTGTTTGAACATTGTGCAGTTGCTATGTCTTGGTTGAGTCTGTCTACTTTATGCTTCAACTCTTTGATGTAATTTGAAGCATCCAATACTATTGAGGCTTCGTTCATCtgtcaacaaaatataattaaagttattgCTAAATCGGTTTTGTACAAGTAAAAATAAAGGTTTACGCGAAAAATCGGTCGAAACCAGTAAAAAACCACACACAGATGAGAAGAATTCACCATATTGCAAATTAAGAATAAGGGGAAAATTACCAGCTTACACACACAAACCACAAATTAAACCTTAACTTTTTTATGTACAAATATGTATGCAAAATCATATCAATCCAATCTTTCTGGAGGGATATTTGGATTCACCTCCCCTCGCCTGTATTTCACGTATTCCACGCCACCCTTATCAAGTGTAAAAATGATATCATTAATGTAGATAAATGTCAAATACATCGAGTATAGGGTAGGTGTATGGAAAACCAAATACATACTTANAGACCCAATTTGGGTCACAAGTTCTGATAGTATTTACCAACGAAGACTTACTGACCAAGAAAATATACTAAAATCTGCTGCTAAGGAGATAGAATAGttcatttgaataaaaaaaaattatttttttgtataaatactctactaaaaaaaataagaccTGAATCTTGAAGATTCAAAAGATTGAAAACACAAGGACGTTGGAGTAATtacaatttgaaattatataattaatacggtggatttcgTACAAAATTCTTTATATTTTCGAACTtgaaacattaaatattttatcattctGTAGAGGGCCGAAACAGGAGTAACTACCACAGTTGCTATATATGTAAACAAAATTGTAAATTTGCTAAAATTTCATCGACTAAggtataaaatttcaaatttgatcactatatatgttatattttgtgagagaaaatatcaatatatttttagCAAAATTTTTAGTTGGTAGCTAAAAATGGGAACCCGATTAATTAGCAGTCTCATTCAAGTAAAAAAACAATCTAAGTACAAAGAAATATAACTTTTgaccataaaattttatttttttcaaaagtacatacacacatatatagatatatctatatatgtataatCAAGATCCAGGAGTTTGCTCTTGATCAGTATTAATCCAAACTACGGACACTGAgaattttaatgtaaaaactatatatttatatcaaattatataatatgattgaTTCATATATACGCTGGAAATTATAACAAATTGTATATACATTCAAGAAATGATTGAAAATGGAagattgtattttaaaaaaagaaaggaaatgaataaaattacTGCATGAGAATGAGTGATTGCACGAAGACGCTGCAACTTATCATGAAGAACTGCTTCTCTCTTTCGCTCCCTAGAAACCATTTCGACTTCTTAATTTCGATTTAATTCTTTGTGAGAATTGTGAAGAGCTACAGCCTTTAAATCAACTTCATTTTTTGTTTGCTTcccaaaatatcaaataatgaGTATGAGAAGGCCGTGGAAGGAAAGTGTTGTTTTGCCCTTGGAgaattcattatttttaattttttttttggtgttaaTCTGCCAGCAACAGgatgcaaaatttttaataattgtttGATTGAACCCTACGTGCTTTATATGTAAGTCCaatcaatttattatttaagaAAGATGTTCtatgtttaatatattatatttaaaaaaactcGGTTGTTATTGCCTTTCTTGGTTACACTACAACCGTAGTGCATTTTCTTATTTTCAGCATACTCGTTGAATTGAGACCATCAATATTTCTAGGCAAGAATTATTATTGCCTTTTTGGATATACAACAATTATTGCATTTTCGCTCCAATGGGTGTCTGAGTTTGTGGAGAAGGTAAATGAGGGGCTAAAAGGTCATGATTTCGATTTTTCTTATCGATACTTTGTTGATGTACATTAATTGTCTCTGCTTAGAGAGTGATCGAACCGTGACGATTATGatgtatgatttaaaagatttatgaagCGTTTGGGCTGTTGtatggtttaaaagatttgagttgcatcattgtcactaactataacttttggtaaatcGGCAAAAGATCAGTTCTATAAttagtatcagagccaagatcatatattcgattctcattgattgcaagaatTGAAATTATTGGGAGAGAAATTGTTGATGTGTAATAAATTTCTCTGCTTagagagcgatcgaaccgtaaCACTTGGGATACAGATGATTTATAAGATTTGAGTTTCACTATTAGCACTAGCTATAGTTTTTGATAAAGCGATAAATGCTCAGTTCTACAATTGTATCAGAGTTAAGATCACGGGTTCAATTCTCATTAATTGCAAGAAGTAAAATCATTGGGATATAGATTGTTGATGTTCAATAATTTCCTCTGCTCAGAGAGAGACCGAACCCTGGCGCTGGGACTAATGTatagtttaaaagatttaagttgCACAATTACTAGGAATATAAACAAACAGAGCCAGTTCACTACATATTCAGCTCGATTCGGCTCTTTTACAGCCCtaaccattaccactagctatagttTTTTGGTAAAATGACAAACGATCGGTCTTATAATTGgcatcagagccaaggtcagaCTTCGATTCTCATTGAGTGTAAGAAAGTGCAATTTTTTGGAGGTAGATTGCAGACGTGCAATAATTGTTTCTACCTAGAAAGCGATCGAACCATGACGCTTGGagtgttgtatgatttaaaaatttgagttgcacaTTGATATTgtctataatttttaataaaaggaCAAACTGTATGTCCTACACACTTTTTCTGTCGAGCCTGTCATGTAGGGCTTGTCTAGAAGGGTTTACCCGATTAGTGTGGTTTGAAAACTACTGTGTTAAGCCCGAAAGTTAACCAATATGCACTGAGTGGATATCAACAATGGATTCCCTAAAAAACAATTAGtgctttttcatttttcagcttACTCGTTGAATTAAGACCATCCATATTGCTAGGTGAGAATTATTAATCTTGTTCTTATATCGCGTTCatgaaaatcaattttttcagataaaatattttttatgttaaaatttagAGACTATATGAAATTAAGAACTCTAGATATTtcataaagtttttaaaaatcaattggaAAGATTACTAATGTTGGGTTGTAGAAATACTaataatcttgattttgatgataacaaaacttgttattgtgtttctaacatatttactcaagtttGAAGTTGCTATCTAAAATTGGAAGCTAGAACTCCAATTTCACGAACGGCTAGGCTATGACGAGCTTAAATAGTTCGATGATATCTCATAGCTCGGTGATCTAAATGACCGACAGAAATCTCAATTTGATTCATACTGCACACCGGACAGGCTAGTTCGGatgttatatatttgaaatagtGGTTGCAAGATCAACCTGGAAGTCATGGATACAACAAACGACTAGACATGATCAGCCCTGGTATTTTGCTCACATGTcactgttggaacttttcaagttcacaatcttgattttgatgttaacgaaacttattattttgttactaaAAATTTACCttaagtgtgcagaagctaggatcaatTTTGAGGAATCTAAAGCGCAAACTGAAGAACCAACtgttcgcacaaactgaatcaagcgaactgatatgtcaaatgagcagttcagttgatcgtccagttgataggtggatctgtaggagaacctcagaagcgtGGTCAGCCGAAGAAGTGTTCAattgatgaagaaacccagctgatcagttcagtcgaatgagagtgaaatcagttcaactgacgagtcaactgatttcatcagctcaactgaagatcagttcaactgactatTTCGGAGCGTCAGTCAAGAATCTTTTAGTTGTAGATGAAGAAAAACTCattcagtggattccagctatacaAAAAGGTACAAAgtaattgtccagtcaaaggacaataatagaCGTTGCATCATAGCATTAAAGACAAATGTTCCAGAAGGACAGTCataaagtcgagacacaaagtcaaaggagcaaattcaagatgcaacggatacattAATTGATTCTCATTATACGATCAGTTTCTCGCCtctataaagagaagatcagtagAGACGAATATATACGGACAGAACCAGAGAGTGTGGtaaaaagaaagggcacgcttaATACTTATCAGCtttgaagaagcaatcagcccaaaattgagggaacacttcaacgtgttatcagcttagattagaagcattCTTTTTGCTCAGTGTGTGATAACACATTTCGTGTTGTTTTCAaatatcagttctcacacatacacacacaccacccgaaatacagtcttgcacaaagacattaaacttgtgtatgtagtatttctcacatagacgttaaagaacttttggctggaaggtgctgccttcaatctagactaggagttcagttaggcagtgtgtAAGTTCTAAGCTGGGTGGATTTGTACAAgtatttgtataaatcaaagtcttctagtggatcataccctaggtggtagaaggggtcacgtaggagcagttgaagtctccgaacatccataaacctatcttgtgtatttaattgATTAACTTCTGTTTTGAAACAGAATTGATCAATTAGAGCTTCCGTCAGTTTAGTtcttaccataactgaactgatatatgcgacaactgatcccctgcttttcagttattcagtttacataagttaaaaatttttctaacataacaatcttct comes from Primulina huaijiensis isolate GDHJ02 chromosome 5, ASM1229523v2, whole genome shotgun sequence and encodes:
- the LOC140977593 gene encoding transcription factor bHLH61-like, whose translation is MVSRERKREAVLHDKLQRLRAITHSHAMNEASIVLDASNYIKELKHKVDRLNQDIATAQCSNNHINPCAVTVEALEKGFLVNVHALKSFPGLLVYILETFEDIGLTVVEARVSCADNFHLQAIGGENDEDEERINAPMVKRRILNAIKNWTEXYCDLQMLISAYEEVASIAKKEMNLAGVANEPHQQVKSIPRSLQRLTQVMF